Genomic window (Streptomyces sp. TG1A-60):
GCGCGAGTCCGGCCTCGGTGCCGCGAAGCTGAACCGCTACGGCAAGGACTCCGACCCGCTGGTCGTCCTCACCGCCGCAGCCGCCGTGAAGCTCGGACTGCCCGAGCGCCTGGAAGGCCACGAACAGCGCCGCTCTCTGCGCCTTCCCGAGGATCACCCGGTGGTCAAACAGGTGGCGAAGGCGAAGTGGCGGCTCACCCAGCGCGGGTTCGGCCCCTGGGCAAGGATCTACCGCAAGGCCCAGGGACGCGACCGGCAGTGCGTACAGCTCGCCATCCTGTCGTGGGACGCCCTCGATGAGCGGTCCTGGCCCGGCGTGAGCGAGATGGAGCCGGCCGACGTCGCCCGCGTCCTGGGGGTGTACGCGACCCGGGTCATCACGCCGCGCGGATCGACGGCCGTATCGGGGCTGGAGCTGATGACCGCGCTGCGCCCGCCCACCCGCGCGGTGCGCGACGAAGCTACCGGGAACTGGGTGCCCGGCCACAACCCCGGCAGCCTTGGCACCGAGCCGATGGACCCCGCGCCGCCGGAAGCCACCCCCGAACACCCGGTCGTCGTGGACTCCGGCTGGAACGGTGGGTTCCTCAACGAGGAGGCGTACCAGTGGATGCGGCCGGTGGACCTACTGAGCGATGAAGAGTGCACACTGCCGTACGCGGTCGGCCTGGACCTGAACACCGCCTTCCTCGCCGCCGCGGCCCGCCTGGTCGTCGGCCTGTCCGGCCCCGACCACTTCCACGCCCCGACGTTCAACCCGAAGATCCCCGGGAGCTGGCTGGTCGACCTCTCCCACGTCGAGGGGGACCCGCGCCTGCCCTCACCGTTCACCCCGGACGGCACCCGCCCGACAGGACCGGCCTGGTACCAGACGCACACCGTCGCCTACGCCCAGGAACTCGGCCACAACGTGGCTCCCCTGGAGGGGTACCTGCGCCGCGAGACCGGCGCCTACCTGGACCCGTGGCACGACCGGCTCAAGGAGGCGTACGTCGACACCCTCGCCGACCTCGGCGTCACCAAGGATCTGGACGACCACGCCTTCCTCGCCGCGATGGAGCGGCACAAGGACGTCGACCCGGCGATGGCGGCGGTGCTGGCCGCCATCAAGGCCACCGTCAAGGGCGGCATCGGCAAACTGCGCGAGCGCCCCCAGGGCAAGAAGTACCAGGAGGGCGAACGGTGGCCCGCCCTCCAGCGCCCGACCTGGCGCCCCGACATCCGCGCCGCCGTCATCTCCAAAGCCCGCATCAACATGCACCGCAAACTCACCAACATGGCCAAGATGACGGGCCTGTACCCCCTCGCCGTACTCTCCGACTGCGTCGTCTACCCCTCGCCGGGCGACAGCCCGCTCGACTTCCTGCCCTACGCCGCCTCCGGCAAGCCCCAGCCCGGCGGATTCCGCCTCGGCCCCACCCCCGGCCTAGCAAAGCTGGAAGGCGCCCAGTCGATGCTCTGGGCCGTCGACCTCATGGAACAGGGCCACAACCCCGCCCGCCACATCAAGGGCGGCGACGCCGTCCTCGACGAAGGCGAGTAGGCCAGTGCCCGACACCGGATGGACGCACACGACCCGGACCCCGCCGACCGACACCGGCGGCCAGGATCCCACCGTCGAGAAAGGCTGAGCCGTGGCAGAGATCGACGACGCCATCGAACGCGCCGACCGGGAGAACTTCACCCGCCAGCCGCCCAAGACACTCCAGGCGCGCATCAACTTCCTGATCAAGCAGCTCAAGACGACCAAAGCCGTTGCCCAGGAGATCGGGGTCAGCCAGCGGTCGGTGGAGCGATACCGCAAGGGCGAACGCAAGCACCCGCCCAAGGCGATCACGGACCGGATCGACGCCGCCGTACGGCAGCGCTGGCAACCCCAGGTCCGCAAACGCCGACAGAAACAGGCCGCCACCACAACCGGGATCACCGTGGAAACCAGGGCCCGGTTCGGATACACCGCGCCGATCGGCACGACCGACGACGGACGGTTCAGGCGCCTTACCGTGCACCTCCCCCCGACGTACGCACAACGCCTCTTCGACGCCCGCAACACAGGCGCCAGCGACCAGCAGATGCGCGCGATCATCGCCGAAGGATTCAAAGACATCTACTTCCAGGACGGCGGAACCCGCGCCACAGGACTCACCGACATCACCCTCAACGACATCGACTACCTCGACCTCGACTACTAACCCCGACACCGACCCGCAGGCCCGGCACCTGCTCGTTGAGCCGAAGCGGGATAGTTGTCACAAAGGCATGGTTCTTGTCACCGGAAGCGAGCGATGCGGGCGGCCAGGCAGTCGGGGCACAGCCCAGAGTCCTCGCCCGGCCCGGGCGAGTAGTGCTGCTCGCAGCTTTCACACTTCCCCAGGGTGTCGAATCTGGTGCCGCAGGCGAAGCACACCGAGTGTCGGTGGCCCGGGGCGGAGGCTACGGTGGCGAGGTCAACCAAGACCGCATCCTCG
Coding sequences:
- a CDS encoding helix-turn-helix domain-containing protein, which encodes MPSEEELFASVDALLNEEPHLPPPAERARLREAAGITQARLAAALKTTTQSVKNWENGRSEPKSPRLDAYQRLLNGWAAKYPAPGTAPTAPVAATVPAASAEPGASRAETADAPTPQASAVPAAAPARPAVRPAAPSRRPATKRAALPAADPRFPHGPLAVLDGDGCAYGTGGIVLDCPATTVPELVEWTLRESGLGAAKLNRYGKDSDPLVVLTAAAAVKLGLPERLEGHEQRRSLRLPEDHPVVKQVAKAKWRLTQRGFGPWARIYRKAQGRDRQCVQLAILSWDALDERSWPGVSEMEPADVARVLGVYATRVITPRGSTAVSGLELMTALRPPTRAVRDEATGNWVPGHNPGSLGTEPMDPAPPEATPEHPVVVDSGWNGGFLNEEAYQWMRPVDLLSDEECTLPYAVGLDLNTAFLAAAARLVVGLSGPDHFHAPTFNPKIPGSWLVDLSHVEGDPRLPSPFTPDGTRPTGPAWYQTHTVAYAQELGHNVAPLEGYLRRETGAYLDPWHDRLKEAYVDTLADLGVTKDLDDHAFLAAMERHKDVDPAMAAVLAAIKATVKGGIGKLRERPQGKKYQEGERWPALQRPTWRPDIRAAVISKARINMHRKLTNMAKMTGLYPLAVLSDCVVYPSPGDSPLDFLPYAASGKPQPGGFRLGPTPGLAKLEGAQSMLWAVDLMEQGHNPARHIKGGDAVLDEGE
- a CDS encoding XRE family transcriptional regulator; translated protein: MAEIDDAIERADRENFTRQPPKTLQARINFLIKQLKTTKAVAQEIGVSQRSVERYRKGERKHPPKAITDRIDAAVRQRWQPQVRKRRQKQAATTTGITVETRARFGYTAPIGTTDDGRFRRLTVHLPPTYAQRLFDARNTGASDQQMRAIIAEGFKDIYFQDGGTRATGLTDITLNDIDYLDLDY